From the Motacilla alba alba isolate MOTALB_02 chromosome Z, Motacilla_alba_V1.0_pri, whole genome shotgun sequence genome, one window contains:
- the LOC119695792 gene encoding ketosamine-3-kinase-like isoform X1: MEAALKRALGTAVLRPTGDMGGGCISQGQSYDTDHGRVFVKSNSQSEARRMFEGEMASLEAILKTQTIKVPKPIKVIDLPGGSTAFAMEHLEMRGLVRHSAVLGTQLADLHLHNQKLGEKLKKEGSIVGKGQGQSEVQFVDQFGFHTVTCCGYLPQVNDWQSDWVTFFARQRIQPQMDMVEKKSGDKEARELWAQLQLKIPSFFCDVEIVPALLHGDLWGGNVAEDDSGPIIFDPASFYGHSEYELAIAGMFGGFSTSFYSAYHSKIPRAAGFEKRLKLYQLFHYMNHWNHFGSGYRGSSLNIMRNLVK; encoded by the exons ATGGAGGCCGCGCTGAAGCGAGCGCTCGGCACAGCGGTGCTGCGCCCCACGGGGGACATGGGGGGCGGCTGCATCAGCCAGGGCCAGAGCTACGACACGGACCACGGCCGGGTGTTCGTGAAGAGCAACTCCCAGTCGGAG GCCAGAAGAATGTTTGAGGGAGAAATGGCAAGCCTGGAAGCCATCCTGAAAACGCAGACGATAAAAGTGCCTAAACCCATCAAAGTTATAGACCTGCCTGGGGGCAGTACTGCGTTTGCGATGGAGCATTTGGAAATGAGGGGCTTGGTCAG acATTCCGCAGTGCTTGGAACTCAGCTGGCTGATCTTCACCTTCATAACCAGAAACTTGGagagaagctgaagaaagaagGGAGCATAGTTG GTAAAGGTCAAGGGCAATCAGAAGTCCAATTTGTGGATCAGTTTGGCTTTCATACAGTTACCTGCTGTGGTTATCTTCCACAG GTGAACGACTGGCAGAGTGACTGGGTGACCTTCTTTGCCAGACAAAGGATCCAGCCCCAGATGGACATGGTTGAAAAGAAATCAGGTGACAAAGAAGCAAGAGAACTTTGGGCACAGCTTCAG CTGAAGATACCCAGTTTTTTCTGTGATGTGGAAATcgttcctgctctcctgcatgGGGATCTCTGGGGAGGAAATGTAGCTGAGGATGATTCTGGTCCAATTATCTTTGATCCAGCTTCTTTCTACGGCCATTCAGAGTACGAGCTTGCAATAGCTGGGATGTTTGGTGGCTTCAGCActtctttttattctgcttaCCACAGTAAAATCCCCAGAGCCGCAGGGTTTGAGAAGCGCCTGAAGCTTTATCAGCTGTTCCACTACATGAACCACTGGAACCATTTTGGTTCAGGGTACAGAGGATCGTCTTTAAACATTATGAGAAACCTTGTAAAGTAA
- the LOC119695792 gene encoding ketosamine-3-kinase-like isoform X2: protein MFEGEMASLEAILKTQTIKVPKPIKVIDLPGGSTAFAMEHLEMRGLVRHSAVLGTQLADLHLHNQKLGEKLKKEGSIVGKGQGQSEVQFVDQFGFHTVTCCGYLPQVNDWQSDWVTFFARQRIQPQMDMVEKKSGDKEARELWAQLQLKIPSFFCDVEIVPALLHGDLWGGNVAEDDSGPIIFDPASFYGHSEYELAIAGMFGGFSTSFYSAYHSKIPRAAGFEKRLKLYQLFHYMNHWNHFGSGYRGSSLNIMRNLVK, encoded by the exons ATGTTTGAGGGAGAAATGGCAAGCCTGGAAGCCATCCTGAAAACGCAGACGATAAAAGTGCCTAAACCCATCAAAGTTATAGACCTGCCTGGGGGCAGTACTGCGTTTGCGATGGAGCATTTGGAAATGAGGGGCTTGGTCAG acATTCCGCAGTGCTTGGAACTCAGCTGGCTGATCTTCACCTTCATAACCAGAAACTTGGagagaagctgaagaaagaagGGAGCATAGTTG GTAAAGGTCAAGGGCAATCAGAAGTCCAATTTGTGGATCAGTTTGGCTTTCATACAGTTACCTGCTGTGGTTATCTTCCACAG GTGAACGACTGGCAGAGTGACTGGGTGACCTTCTTTGCCAGACAAAGGATCCAGCCCCAGATGGACATGGTTGAAAAGAAATCAGGTGACAAAGAAGCAAGAGAACTTTGGGCACAGCTTCAG CTGAAGATACCCAGTTTTTTCTGTGATGTGGAAATcgttcctgctctcctgcatgGGGATCTCTGGGGAGGAAATGTAGCTGAGGATGATTCTGGTCCAATTATCTTTGATCCAGCTTCTTTCTACGGCCATTCAGAGTACGAGCTTGCAATAGCTGGGATGTTTGGTGGCTTCAGCActtctttttattctgcttaCCACAGTAAAATCCCCAGAGCCGCAGGGTTTGAGAAGCGCCTGAAGCTTTATCAGCTGTTCCACTACATGAACCACTGGAACCATTTTGGTTCAGGGTACAGAGGATCGTCTTTAAACATTATGAGAAACCTTGTAAAGTAA